The proteins below come from a single Staphylococcus sp. MI 10-1553 genomic window:
- the xerD gene encoding site-specific tyrosine recombinase XerD, translating into MEEIRDEYLRFIQIEKGLSNNTIAAYRRDLNHYLNYLTAHKVANLNFVDRQMIQEWFGFLHDEGRSAKTIARFTSTIRSFHQFALRENYTSHDPTVLIETPKYDRKLPDVLSIAEVDQLLMAPDKTKINGYRDKTMLELLYATGMRVSELINIEVEDINLMMGFVKVFGKGSKERIVPLGETVIDCLTHYIQHIRPQLLKHTVTHVLFLNLHGKPLSRQSVWKMIKQTGVKAGIMKRLTPHTLRHSFATHLLENGADLRAVQDMLGHSDISTTQLYTHITKNQIRKIYQDYHPRA; encoded by the coding sequence ATGGAAGAAATTCGAGATGAGTATTTAAGATTTATTCAAATTGAAAAAGGACTATCCAACAATACGATCGCTGCTTATCGCCGTGATTTGAATCATTACTTGAACTATTTGACAGCGCATAAAGTGGCGAATTTGAACTTTGTGGACCGTCAAATGATTCAAGAGTGGTTTGGCTTTTTACATGATGAAGGGCGCTCAGCAAAAACAATTGCTCGCTTTACATCTACAATTCGGAGTTTCCATCAGTTTGCTTTGAGAGAAAACTATACCTCGCATGATCCAACTGTACTTATCGAAACACCTAAATACGATCGTAAACTTCCAGATGTTTTATCTATTGCAGAGGTTGATCAATTATTAATGGCGCCTGATAAAACGAAAATTAATGGCTATCGTGACAAAACAATGCTCGAGTTACTTTACGCAACAGGCATGCGTGTTTCTGAATTGATCAATATCGAGGTTGAGGATATCAATTTAATGATGGGGTTTGTCAAAGTGTTCGGTAAAGGAAGTAAAGAGCGCATTGTACCATTAGGCGAAACGGTCATTGATTGTTTAACACACTACATTCAACATATTAGACCTCAGTTATTGAAGCACACGGTCACACATGTATTATTTTTAAATTTACATGGCAAACCATTATCCAGACAAAGCGTTTGGAAAATGATTAAGCAAACCGGTGTTAAAGCAGGGATTATGAAACGTTTAACCCCACATACATTACGGCATTCATTTGCGACACATTTATTAGAAAATGGTGCCGACTTACGTGCTGTACAAGATATGTTAGGACATTCTGATATATCAACAACACAGCTCTATACACATATTACTAAAAATCAAATCCGTAAAATTTACCAAGACTATCATCCAAGAGCGTAA
- a CDS encoding DUF309 domain-containing protein, translating to MLENDLVHFYYQFHHEQHYFLCHDILEEAWKMQHAFSKQDAVVSLILLATGSYHYRRGNFKGAYKTFNKAYQIIADYSKETMATLGLVRKAYLNMLTQLIHDTAHEIPFSPIQLPLTAVMIEKVKTRFPNFQVTDKVVETPVILHHHQLRDRSDVIAAREAAIEERRK from the coding sequence ATGTTGGAAAATGATCTAGTCCATTTTTACTATCAGTTTCATCATGAACAACATTATTTTCTCTGTCATGATATTTTAGAAGAAGCATGGAAAATGCAACACGCTTTTTCAAAACAAGATGCTGTTGTAAGTTTGATTTTACTTGCAACAGGGAGTTATCATTATCGACGCGGTAACTTCAAAGGTGCGTATAAAACATTTAACAAAGCTTATCAAATTATAGCAGATTATTCTAAAGAGACGATGGCCACTTTAGGACTTGTACGAAAAGCTTATTTAAATATGTTAACACAGTTGATACATGATACTGCACATGAAATTCCGTTTTCACCGATTCAACTGCCCCTAACAGCCGTGATGATTGAGAAAGTTAAGACTCGGTTTCCGAATTTTCAAGTGACTGATAAGGTGGTAGAGACGCCGGTCATATTACATCATCATCAGTTGAGAGATAGAAGTGACGTTATTGCAGCAAGAGAAGCGGCTATAGAGGAAAGAAGAAAATAA
- a CDS encoding segregation and condensation protein A has protein sequence MYEVKLDAFNGPLDLLLHLINEFEIDIYDIPMRELTEQYMQYVHAMKKLEINIASEYLLMASELLMIKSKMLLPDTSSDLVEEEDPREALVEKLIEYQNYKAYSEMLEEKRQAREHYFTKPPTDFSHYEYSERLSEDTTIDLTKLIVAYQKMKTRVSLKKPTTVDIRKETYTIQQSTTYIYDKLKKVSQITFFDLFTFNESIEHVVTHFLALLEMSKTGMIQLQQVKAFHNFEIRKGVNYDA, from the coding sequence ATGTACGAAGTAAAACTGGATGCTTTTAACGGGCCTTTAGACTTGTTATTGCATCTCATCAATGAATTTGAAATTGATATTTATGACATCCCTATGCGCGAATTAACCGAACAATATATGCAGTATGTTCACGCTATGAAAAAATTAGAGATCAATATTGCAAGTGAGTATTTATTGATGGCTTCAGAATTACTGATGATTAAGAGTAAAATGTTGTTGCCCGATACGTCATCTGATTTAGTTGAAGAAGAAGACCCACGTGAGGCACTCGTTGAAAAGTTAATCGAATATCAAAATTACAAAGCTTATTCAGAAATGTTAGAAGAGAAGCGTCAAGCACGTGAACATTATTTCACTAAACCACCGACAGATTTTTCGCATTATGAATATTCTGAGCGACTTTCCGAAGATACGACTATCGATTTAACAAAACTGATCGTCGCTTATCAAAAAATGAAAACGCGTGTATCATTGAAAAAGCCGACCACTGTGGATATTCGAAAAGAAACGTATACGATCCAACAATCAACAACATACATTTATGATAAATTAAAGAAAGTTTCTCAAATTACATTTTTTGATCTATTTACATTTAATGAATCTATCGAACACGTCGTCACACATTTTCTGGCTTTACTCGAAATGTCAAAAACAGGCATGATACAATTACAACAAGTGAAAGCTTTCCACAACTTTGAAATTAGAAAAGGAGTTAATTATGACGCTTAA
- the scpB gene encoding SMC-Scp complex subunit ScpB: MTLKVTEALTAILYTVGEDGIDEAQLMASLDVDYETLTHAIDILELPGLMVQKFGQTYVLTTQKEAEPYIESLIINKASAKLSQAAMEVLAIIAYNQPMTRNDIELIRGIQSDGPVKTLIAKGLIEPKTNPEARGQQLFTTDLFLNVFGLESLEALPTTDEEEEEIESFFSQLVNQKGDS, from the coding sequence ATGACGCTTAAAGTTACTGAAGCGCTAACTGCGATACTGTATACAGTTGGTGAAGATGGCATTGATGAAGCACAACTGATGGCATCACTCGACGTGGATTACGAGACGTTAACCCATGCTATCGATATACTTGAGTTACCTGGGCTCATGGTACAAAAATTCGGTCAAACTTATGTTTTAACGACCCAAAAAGAGGCAGAACCGTATATCGAATCACTCATTATTAATAAAGCATCTGCCAAATTATCACAAGCTGCAATGGAAGTATTAGCCATTATTGCCTATAATCAGCCCATGACACGTAATGATATCGAATTGATTCGCGGTATTCAATCTGACGGTCCAGTTAAAACATTGATTGCTAAAGGATTAATTGAACCCAAAACCAATCCCGAGGCACGTGGACAACAGCTCTTTACAACAGATTTATTTTTAAATGTCTTTGGTCTGGAGAGTCTTGAGGCACTTCCAACAACAGATGAAGAAGAAGAGGAAATTGAATCGTTTTTCAGCCAACTGGTGAATCAGAAAGGAGATTCTTAA
- a CDS encoding pseudouridine synthase encodes MSQELERLQKRIANSGYTSRRKAETLIVEGKVQVNGKTITELGTKVRPSDEVTVERIPLEQEDKLYILFYKPAQVITSVSDDRGRKVVTDYFDDLETRIYPVGRLDYDTSGLLLLTNDGEFTNLMTHPRYKIPKTYVAKIEGYILREQVKQLEKGIQLEDGLTQPAKVKVKKQNKEKNTSLVEITITEGRNRQVRRMFEHFGFSVQKLSRVSFGPLSLKGLGAGEGRVLSPHEVKSLRHLAENGQQQR; translated from the coding sequence ATGAGTCAAGAATTAGAAAGATTACAAAAACGTATTGCGAACAGTGGTTATACCTCTCGACGTAAAGCAGAAACATTAATTGTAGAAGGTAAAGTACAAGTCAACGGTAAAACAATCACTGAATTAGGGACAAAAGTACGTCCATCTGATGAAGTCACAGTAGAAAGGATACCGCTTGAGCAAGAAGACAAACTTTATATCCTGTTCTATAAACCTGCGCAAGTGATTACAAGCGTTTCAGATGATCGTGGTCGAAAAGTTGTTACTGATTATTTTGATGATTTAGAAACACGTATTTATCCAGTGGGGCGTCTAGACTACGATACATCTGGACTACTGTTATTAACAAATGATGGTGAGTTCACAAACTTAATGACACATCCACGCTATAAAATCCCAAAAACGTATGTTGCTAAAATAGAAGGATATATTTTACGTGAACAAGTGAAACAACTTGAAAAAGGAATTCAACTTGAAGATGGGCTGACTCAACCTGCAAAAGTAAAAGTGAAAAAGCAAAATAAAGAAAAAAATACATCACTTGTTGAAATTACCATTACTGAAGGTCGAAACCGTCAAGTGCGTCGTATGTTTGAACATTTTGGTTTTAGCGTACAAAAGTTATCACGCGTTTCATTTGGTCCGCTCTCTTTGAAAGGGCTAGGCGCTGGAGAAGGACGTGTATTATCACCGCATGAAGTGAAATCATTGCGTCACCTTGCGGAAAACGGTCAACAACAACGCTAA
- a CDS encoding response regulator transcription factor, producing the protein MTNEILVVDDEHRIRKLLKLYLEREGYVIAEASDGREALDMATKYDYSCILLDLMLPEMDGLEVAVKLRELKDTPIIMLTAKGEENNRVEGFESGADDYIVKPFSPREVVLRVKALLRRTESSKAEQNEPHARDMIEFKHLTIDNDAHKVLADGTPVNLTPKEYELLIFLAKTPNKVFDREQLLKEVWHYEFYGDLRTVDTHVKRLREKLNRVSADAAKMIQTVWGVGYKFEVSKSDETT; encoded by the coding sequence ATGACTAATGAAATCTTAGTCGTAGATGATGAACATCGAATTAGAAAATTATTAAAATTATATTTGGAAAGAGAAGGTTATGTCATTGCGGAGGCAAGTGATGGGCGCGAAGCTTTAGACATGGCGACAAAATATGATTATTCATGTATTTTGTTAGATTTAATGTTGCCTGAAATGGATGGTCTTGAAGTTGCTGTTAAATTACGTGAACTTAAAGATACGCCTATTATTATGCTCACTGCAAAAGGCGAAGAAAATAATCGCGTTGAAGGTTTTGAATCAGGTGCCGATGATTATATCGTTAAGCCATTTTCACCACGCGAAGTTGTGTTGCGTGTTAAAGCCTTATTACGTCGTACAGAATCTTCAAAAGCTGAACAAAACGAGCCACATGCCCGTGATATGATTGAATTTAAACATTTAACGATTGATAATGATGCACATAAGGTATTGGCAGATGGGACCCCGGTTAACCTCACGCCAAAAGAATATGAATTACTCATTTTCTTAGCTAAAACACCGAACAAAGTATTTGATAGAGAACAATTATTAAAAGAAGTTTGGCATTACGAATTTTACGGTGATTTACGTACTGTAGATACACATGTCAAACGTTTGCGTGAAAAATTAAATCGTGTTTCTGCAGATGCAGCAAAAATGATACAAACCGTTTGGGGTGTAGGATATAAATTCGAAGTTAGCAAGTCGGATGAAACGACTTAA
- a CDS encoding ATP-binding protein, which produces MKRLNNVVVKLWLTIILIVTTVLILLSAALITFFQYYFTQETERALYQSAENVNQVLLKNDNRKLAIEHSEALLEDNKGLIILPDRANINEKDTVKKKMLKEISQHPNFDRVLKDNQSELQHVTFKIDGKTHTYVLLGYPSKDDNGQSSAIFIYQDLKSIDDTNNIITIMILITAVIFLAITTVFAFFLSTRITNPLRQLKTQAKEVARGNYDKPVPIQTRDEIGELAMTFNKMSRSIQTHIDALTTSKNIRDTLINSMVEGVLGINHKKQIIISNALAERMLSELNESDREMFNQQIEDTFESQKTEYREYEMNQRFYVIIMSHIKKIQANGEGGLVAVVRDMTNEHELEQVKKDFIASVSHELRTPISLLQGYTESIVDGVVTEPEEINEFLTVVLDESKRLSRLVNELLNVAKMDAEGLNVTREVQPMQDLVKKMAMKYRQQAQELDLTLDFQMDGEIASLWYYDFDRMEQVLTNLVDNASRYTQPGDTISIKATADNDNQILTVEDTGVGIAPQHLEKLFERFYKVDSARKRGSQGTGLGLFITRMIVNAHGGHIRVESELEKGTKFIISLPKKSHVEEEN; this is translated from the coding sequence ATGAAACGACTTAATAACGTTGTCGTAAAACTGTGGTTAACTATTATTTTAATAGTAACGACAGTTTTAATTTTATTAAGTGCTGCATTAATCACATTTTTTCAATATTATTTCACGCAAGAAACTGAACGCGCGCTCTATCAAAGTGCTGAAAACGTGAACCAAGTGTTACTCAAAAACGATAATCGAAAACTAGCTATTGAACATAGTGAAGCTTTGTTAGAGGATAATAAAGGGCTTATCATTTTACCGGACCGTGCTAATATCAATGAAAAAGATACTGTTAAAAAGAAAATGCTCAAAGAAATCAGTCAACATCCAAATTTTGACCGTGTACTGAAAGATAATCAATCCGAACTACAACACGTCACTTTTAAAATTGATGGTAAAACGCATACTTATGTGTTACTCGGTTATCCCTCTAAAGACGACAATGGCCAATCTTCAGCAATTTTTATTTATCAAGATTTAAAAAGTATTGATGATACGAATAACATCATTACGATTATGATTTTAATTACAGCTGTGATTTTCTTAGCTATTACAACGGTTTTCGCATTTTTCTTATCAACGCGTATTACGAATCCACTGCGTCAACTTAAAACGCAAGCGAAAGAAGTTGCTCGAGGAAACTATGATAAGCCTGTGCCGATTCAAACGAGAGATGAAATTGGCGAGCTTGCCATGACTTTTAACAAAATGAGCCGTAGCATTCAAACACATATCGACGCATTAACGACATCTAAAAACATTCGTGATACCCTTATTAATTCAATGGTTGAAGGGGTATTAGGTATCAATCACAAGAAACAAATTATTATTTCAAATGCCTTAGCTGAAAGAATGTTATCAGAATTAAACGAATCCGATCGCGAAATGTTTAATCAACAAATTGAAGATACATTTGAGAGCCAAAAAACAGAATATAGAGAATATGAAATGAATCAGCGTTTTTATGTGATTATTATGAGTCATATTAAAAAAATTCAAGCTAATGGTGAAGGTGGCCTTGTTGCTGTCGTGCGTGATATGACAAACGAACATGAGCTTGAACAAGTGAAAAAAGACTTTATCGCAAGTGTTTCTCATGAATTGCGCACACCGATTTCATTGTTACAAGGTTACACCGAGTCAATCGTGGATGGTGTCGTCACTGAACCCGAAGAAATCAATGAATTTTTAACGGTTGTATTAGATGAGTCAAAACGATTAAGTCGCTTAGTCAATGAATTGTTGAATGTCGCGAAAATGGATGCTGAAGGTTTGAATGTCACACGAGAAGTTCAACCGATGCAAGATTTAGTTAAAAAAATGGCGATGAAATATCGTCAACAAGCGCAAGAACTAGATCTAACATTAGATTTTCAAATGGATGGCGAGATAGCTTCACTTTGGTATTATGATTTTGATCGCATGGAACAAGTGTTGACGAACCTTGTCGATAATGCATCGCGTTATACACAACCTGGCGATACGATATCAATCAAAGCAACGGCTGATAATGACAACCAAATTTTAACTGTTGAAGATACGGGCGTTGGTATCGCACCTCAACATTTAGAGAAACTTTTCGAGCGCTTTTATAAAGTGGACTCTGCGCGTAAACGTGGCTCACAAGGAACAGGCCTCGGATTGTTTATCACACGCATGATTGTAAATGCGCACGGTGGTCATATTCGCGTAGAAAGTGAACTCGAAAAGGGAACGAAATTTATCATTTCTCTGCCCAAAAAATCGCATGTAGAAGAAGAAAACTAA
- a CDS encoding ECF transporter S component — protein MKQKQTKRMITVGMLSAIAIVLTFIKFPLPFLPPYLTIDVSDVPALLATFTLGPVAGLLVELIKNLLNFFFNLSDPVGPVANFLAGASLLLVSYGIYRKNQSTKHLILGLITGTIVMTVVLAIMNYFVLLPLYGMIMNLSDVANNLKLIIAAGIIPFNIIKGALISIIFVLLYQRIGHILK, from the coding sequence ATGAAGCAAAAGCAAACGAAACGAATGATAACGGTAGGGATGTTAAGTGCGATTGCGATTGTACTGACATTTATTAAGTTTCCGTTGCCATTTTTACCGCCATATTTAACGATTGATGTGAGTGATGTGCCAGCATTACTGGCGACATTTACACTCGGTCCGGTTGCGGGTCTACTCGTTGAATTGATTAAAAACTTACTGAATTTCTTTTTCAATTTAAGTGATCCTGTTGGTCCAGTTGCTAACTTTTTAGCAGGCGCGAGTTTATTGCTTGTCAGTTATGGGATTTATCGTAAAAATCAATCAACTAAGCATCTCATTTTAGGATTAATTACTGGTACCATCGTCATGACCGTTGTGTTAGCTATCATGAACTATTTCGTGCTACTACCACTTTATGGCATGATTATGAACCTTTCAGATGTAGCGAATAATCTTAAGTTGATTATCGCAGCAGGGATTATTCCATTTAACATAATCAAAGGCGCATTGATATCTATTATTTTTGTATTGCTCTATCAACGCATTGGACATATTTTGAAATAA
- a CDS encoding ferredoxin, which translates to MAKYTIVDMDTCIACGACGAAAPDIYDYDDEGIAYVILDDNQGTTPVPEELYEDLEDAFEGCPTDSIKVEEESFDGDALKFE; encoded by the coding sequence ATGGCTAAATATACAATTGTTGATATGGATACTTGTATTGCTTGTGGTGCATGTGGTGCAGCAGCTCCAGATATTTATGACTACGACGATGAAGGTATTGCATATGTAATTTTAGATGACAACCAAGGTACAACGCCAGTACCAGAAGAATTGTATGAAGATCTTGAAGATGCTTTTGAAGGTTGCCCTACTGACTCTATTAAAGTTGAAGAGGAGTCATTTGATGGTGACGCACTCAAATTTGAATAG
- a CDS encoding helix-turn-helix domain-containing protein, whose translation MKQLILYLYHHASAYKTKKSIFNIIIGKKTHQTFFDAVSLNILSLYGCAPKLKYEQFEQIISHEPHHHTTIQTSNRMTYSTLDATFKALQLLVQTVSHIQHNQRTFLPITSQVEIHEAVRFIYYEIEQQQLQDAFEEEATTLFKMLSEKHDTLYTHYLLTGYDEPMYTFAQISMIESIDMNDLYTAYYEQLLSIYLFIQNTDTFPILSQCMMTIEISDRVMQTLQLLQKGYSIVQIAQIEQVRETTIEDHILDLFMKHLLTNYDDFFTHPYNQFLKFYQVQPYQRLKLYKEQFESLSYFELKLAIIGSAKGELHA comes from the coding sequence ATGAAACAATTAATTCTATATCTCTATCATCATGCATCAGCCTACAAAACTAAAAAAAGCATCTTTAATATTATCATAGGTAAAAAAACTCATCAAACTTTTTTTGACGCTGTTTCTTTAAATATATTATCACTCTATGGTTGTGCACCCAAATTAAAGTACGAACAGTTCGAACAAATTATCAGTCATGAGCCACATCATCATACGACCATTCAAACAAGCAATCGTATGACGTATTCAACTTTAGATGCTACTTTTAAAGCATTACAGCTGTTAGTTCAAACGGTTTCTCATATACAACATAATCAACGTACATTTTTGCCAATCACGTCACAAGTCGAAATTCACGAAGCTGTACGCTTCATCTATTATGAAATTGAGCAACAGCAACTACAAGATGCATTTGAAGAAGAGGCCACAACATTGTTTAAAATGCTATCCGAGAAACATGACACGTTATATACGCATTACTTATTGACCGGTTATGACGAACCGATGTACACGTTTGCCCAAATAAGCATGATTGAATCCATTGATATGAATGATTTGTACACTGCATATTACGAACAGTTATTGTCCATTTATCTCTTCATTCAAAATACTGATACGTTTCCAATACTTTCACAGTGTATGATGACAATAGAAATATCCGATCGGGTGATGCAAACGTTACAATTGCTGCAAAAAGGGTATTCGATAGTACAAATAGCACAAATTGAGCAGGTACGGGAAACGACGATAGAAGATCATATTCTTGATTTGTTTATGAAGCATCTTTTAACAAACTATGATGACTTCTTCACGCATCCGTATAATCAATTTCTTAAATTTTATCAGGTGCAACCCTATCAACGGCTAAAACTATACAAAGAACAGTTTGAATCATTATCCTATTTTGAACTCAAACTCGCGATTATCGGTAGCGCAAAAGGAGAATTACATGCTTAA
- a CDS encoding RecQ family ATP-dependent DNA helicase, with translation MLKEALKQYFGFTTFRPGQESIISSVLEGQHTLGILPTGSGKSLCYQLPTYMKQQPTLVISPLISLMDDQVMQMKMQGEHRVVAIHSGMEQAAKKRALQQLTQARFIFVSPEFILQPHHFNLFKNIRFGMIVLDEVHCLSEWGFDFRPHYALIGKVTSYFNEATVLALTATATRHLKDDIQRVIQKPIHVIEHSMDRPNVALSVKFMSSYEEKVDWLIDTIATSGPTIIYVSSKKVSLYLATSIYEAGYLTGIYHGDLSYQERHTVQQQFLNNDIRIIVATSAFGMGVNKPDIRTIIHFHVSPTPSSYLQEIGRAGRDGLPSQAIAFFQPDDQYLMETLALVNIMYASDVDQYEVGQMIDSEKLAILDVLTQAFSLQQLKQIFTQNENMKRQGYRHMYHYILTKQCRRQHLLNYFGMTKETTDACCDQCNTLSPIYEKNKKKVKRKLTYIEKLENLFH, from the coding sequence ATGCTTAAAGAAGCTTTAAAACAATATTTTGGCTTTACAACATTTCGCCCAGGTCAAGAAAGTATTATTTCAAGCGTTCTAGAAGGGCAACATACGCTTGGTATTTTACCGACCGGAAGTGGCAAGTCACTATGTTATCAACTTCCAACTTATATGAAACAACAACCGACATTGGTCATTTCGCCGCTCATTTCTTTAATGGATGATCAAGTGATGCAGATGAAAATGCAGGGGGAACACCGTGTCGTTGCGATTCATTCAGGAATGGAGCAAGCAGCTAAAAAACGGGCACTCCAACAGTTAACACAAGCTCGATTTATCTTTGTTAGCCCTGAATTTATTTTACAGCCGCACCATTTTAATCTTTTCAAAAATATTCGATTCGGCATGATTGTGCTTGATGAAGTACACTGTTTGTCTGAATGGGGATTTGATTTTAGACCACACTATGCCTTGATTGGTAAAGTGACAAGTTATTTTAACGAAGCCACCGTACTTGCATTGACAGCCACTGCAACACGACATTTGAAGGACGATATTCAACGTGTCATTCAAAAACCAATACATGTTATTGAACACTCAATGGACCGACCGAATGTAGCGTTATCTGTAAAATTCATGTCATCTTATGAAGAAAAAGTGGATTGGTTAATAGATACGATTGCGACATCTGGCCCTACGATTATTTATGTGTCGTCCAAAAAAGTCAGTTTATATTTAGCGACATCGATTTATGAAGCAGGGTATTTAACAGGAATATACCACGGTGATTTGTCTTATCAAGAGCGCCATACCGTTCAGCAACAGTTTTTAAACAACGACATACGTATTATTGTTGCGACGAGTGCTTTTGGCATGGGCGTCAATAAACCAGATATTCGCACCATTATTCATTTTCACGTTTCACCGACACCTTCAAGTTATTTACAAGAAATTGGACGTGCCGGTAGAGATGGACTTCCAAGCCAAGCCATTGCGTTTTTTCAACCAGATGACCAGTATTTAATGGAGACGTTGGCATTAGTGAATATTATGTATGCCTCAGATGTGGACCAATATGAAGTCGGTCAAATGATTGATAGTGAAAAACTCGCCATTTTAGATGTATTAACGCAAGCTTTTTCACTTCAACAACTTAAACAAATATTTACTCAAAATGAAAACATGAAAAGACAAGGTTATCGTCATATGTATCATTATATTTTAACCAAACAATGCAGACGTCAACATTTACTGAATTACTTTGGCATGACAAAAGAAACGACAGATGCATGTTGCGATCAATGCAACACACTCAGTCCAATTTATGAAAAAAATAAGAAAAAAGTTAAAAGAAAGTTAACTTACATTGAAAAGTTGGAAAATTTATTTCATTAA
- a CDS encoding LysM peptidoglycan-binding domain-containing protein → MSKDNFKDEFERSRQEIKSHHHDEDETTDAINEKDDQPQASQEQQQQQFPPRNASRRHRKRDFGISKAKPTQKDTQTDQQEATSDKGQDDKKPGPIGGIKKSDDNHLNNTQHNADDKRAQTANSTPNEPAKDDMKGKTAATTGAAAVGTGASGQTAHKQNQHNKVAKEENNNQQSDQQEHHETKKTLATGAGIGASETHAQQTPEHHPETESSETTVSNGSGGGFFKKLLPLLAAIILLGTVAIFGGMYLFNQDHQNDNQQEVAQKNDAKKNSNDNKQSQSKNKDDKQADSDKATTSKDSDDKSEDDNSQSDSDVNNSNISNASDSNGTSDPNNSQNDVNNGNANNLQNGYQQGQSAGGQTHVVNGNQNLYRIAIQYYGNGSPENVEKIKRANGLQNNNISNGQQLIIP, encoded by the coding sequence GTGTCAAAAGATAATTTCAAAGATGAGTTTGAACGCAGTCGTCAAGAGATTAAGTCCCATCATCATGACGAAGACGAGACAACTGATGCAATAAATGAAAAAGATGATCAACCTCAAGCAAGTCAGGAACAGCAACAACAGCAATTCCCGCCACGAAATGCTTCTAGACGCCACAGAAAAAGAGATTTCGGTATATCAAAAGCTAAACCTACACAAAAAGATACGCAGACTGACCAACAAGAAGCAACATCTGACAAGGGCCAGGATGACAAAAAACCGGGGCCAATTGGCGGTATTAAAAAGAGTGATGACAATCACCTTAATAACACACAACACAATGCTGATGACAAGCGTGCTCAAACAGCTAATTCAACTCCAAATGAACCAGCTAAAGATGACATGAAAGGTAAAACTGCCGCAACAACAGGGGCTGCAGCCGTAGGAACTGGTGCAAGTGGCCAAACAGCCCATAAACAAAATCAACATAATAAAGTGGCAAAAGAAGAAAATAATAATCAACAGTCAGATCAACAAGAACATCATGAGACTAAAAAAACTTTGGCAACTGGGGCAGGTATAGGCGCTTCAGAAACCCATGCACAACAAACACCAGAACATCATCCAGAAACTGAATCATCAGAGACGACTGTTTCAAATGGGTCTGGCGGTGGATTTTTCAAAAAGCTTTTACCATTACTTGCAGCGATTATTCTTTTAGGTACAGTTGCGATTTTCGGTGGAATGTATCTATTTAATCAAGATCACCAAAATGATAATCAACAAGAAGTCGCACAAAAAAATGATGCGAAGAAAAATTCAAATGACAATAAACAAAGTCAATCTAAAAACAAAGACGACAAACAAGCTGATTCTGATAAAGCAACAACTTCAAAAGATAGCGATGACAAGAGTGAGGATGACAACAGTCAGTCAGATTCAGATGTCAATAATAGTAACATTTCAAATGCTTCAGATTCGAATGGGACATCCGATCCGAATAATAGTCAAAACGACGTGAATAATGGCAATGCCAACAATCTACAAAACGGTTATCAACAAGGCCAATCTGCTGGCGGACAAACCCATGTCGTGAATGGTAACCAAAACTTATATCGAATCGCAATTCAATATTATGGTAATGGTTCACCTGAAAATGTTGAAAAAATTAAACGTGCGAACGGATTACAAAACAACAACATTTCGAACGGACAACAACTCATAATTCCATAA